From Pempheris klunzingeri isolate RE-2024b chromosome 18, fPemKlu1.hap1, whole genome shotgun sequence, a single genomic window includes:
- the LOC139218342 gene encoding adhesion G protein-coupled receptor F5-like, with protein MVALLVIYYSLENQDLMGTKASHIHARQKRMDPVDIDLVLDLRIPVLSVPSNFISLFRDAVENVLLPYTLTQSLKVTGLNFTTGCYPNSTGGLKCQCEEQFAWPCDKCNIYGACSNDTSPTCGCINGLPSDGEFCEPITNITQCSTPNPDPVDINLALDLRIPVSSVPSNFIDLFSDAVRRFLLPYTLTQSLKVTGLNFTTGCYPNSTGGLKCQCEEQFAWPCDKCNIYGACSNDTSPTCGCINGLPSDGEFCEPITNISQCPTPTSDPVDINLVLDLRIPVSSVPSNFIDLFSDAVRRFLLPYTLTQSLKVTGLNFTTGCYPNSTGGLKCQCEEQFAWPCDKCNIYGACSNDTSPTCGCINGLPSDGEFCEPITNISQCPTPTSDPVDINLVLDLRIPVSSVPSNFIDLFSDAVRRFLLPYTLTQSLKVTGLNFTTGCYPNSTGGLKCQCEEQFAWPCDKCNIYGACSNDTSPTCGCINGLPSDGEFCEPITNISQCPTPTSVILTMTSMATTTSVPTTTTVPTTTTAVPTTTTTVPTTTTTVPTTTTAVPTTTTTVPTTTTVPTTERCETIAAPLHRHSVFKSCYPNSTGGLKCQCEEQFAWPCDKCNIYGACSNDTSPTCGCINGLPSDGEFCEPITRIMTTTPTTPAKTTTPVMTTTPVMTTTPVMTTTAMTTTPAMTTTAMTTTPVMTTTVMTTTPVMTTTAMTTTPAKTTTAMTTTPAKTTTPVKTTTPVKTTTPGKTTTPAKTTTPAKTTTPAKTTTPAMTTTPAKTTKTTSSTEETEVNTVNTGIFTQLSEKYAMIFDGLTPLIFEPPTVFFGESVTVTCAPPASLNFSTNWNAEWRRNGELIAEDGEHQISKQNGASVLTVSKFFSTDNGRYECKLIDRSVFRQTSNGAFNLKEIPLIQVTPVRQRVKCEVGSTVELQCSVDSPNEVQFKDRPDAGTGGTVTFRFLLPNPCIAQERKFTCQVNNLERFNREITLELSTETFVCLDDPDFGDGNIGDRAEAPCEANSVGQKTAVCQANGKWEDRQDNCILRPVDELLTQSQFLTNNSLPGFLDQLSDVTVNFTDDVVESPANINAIVNILTNVATLALSTPITKILMTDVLLTVGVLTTDGARGSWDSLNTDGPRNISVTRSTSPSNTSVSSTLLQSVETITSGLSSNSFDIATPFILLNKTTFTDTFEGDFNSSVEINIPESDGGQKSITVITFASMDNVLPARDEDNSTFNVINGRVVLVQSSGTINNVSFTFDVENNTLTMPQCVFWNFSLFNGLGGWDNEGCVLGNDINDTVTCNCNHLTSFSILMSPFSPDDIALSIMTYIGVAVSIGSLVICLIIEAVIWRKIRKNNTSYLRHVSIVNIAVSLLIANIWFIIGAAISDADEVNLSACNAATFFIHFFYLALFFWMLASGLLLLYRTVSVFEGGLSKKSMLVIGFAIGYGAPLIIVIITIAVTASKKQYISETEVCWLNWYESRALLAFVIPALLVVMINLVTLLVVIYKMLRRRVVGDASQAGERHVLVIILRSLAVLTPFFGLTWSLGVGTMTNPRNRDIHISFAFFNSLQGFFILVFGTLLDKKVRSEITIKSSSASRTRSTSAGISSSSGLAFLRNWRGRGGGGYNMSSSVSGTSHSFSNA; from the exons ACCCAGTGGACATTGATTTAGTCCTTGACTTGCGCATCCCAGTCTTAAGTGTGCCATCAAACTTCATTAGTCTATTCAGGGACGCTGTGGAAAATGTCCTGCTCCCCTACACCCTCACTCAGTCTTTAAAAGTAACAGGCTTAAATTTCACCACAG GTTGCTATCCAAACTCCACTGGAGGGCTGAAGTGTCAGTGTGAGGAACAGTTTGCATGGCCATGTGACAAGTGTAACATTTACGGTGCATGCAGTAATGATACCAGTCCAACCTGTGGTTGCATAAATGGACTTCCCTCTGATGGAGAGTTCTGTGAACCAATCACAA ATATCACTCAATGTTCAACCCCAAATCCTG ACCCAGTGGACATCAATTTAGCGCTTGACTTGCGCATCCCAGTCTCCAGTGTGCCATCAAACTTCATTGATCTATTCAGTGACGCTGTGAGACGTTTCCTGCTCCCCTACACCCTCACTCAGTCTTTAAAAGTAACAGGCTTAAATTTCACCACAG GTTGCTATCCAAACTCCACTGGAGGGCTGAAGTGTCAGTGTGAGGAACAGTTTGCATGGCCATGTGACAAGTGTAACATTTACGGTGCATGCAGTAATGATACCAGTCCAACCTGTGGTTGCATAAATGGACTTCCCTCTGATGGAGAGTTCTGTGAACCAATCACAA ATATCTCTCAGTGTCCAACTCCAACTTCTG ACCCAGTGGACATCAATTTAGTCCTTGACTTGCGCATCCCAGTCTCCAGTGTGCCATCAAACTTCATTGATCTATTCAGTGACGCTGTGAGACGTTTCCTGCTCCCCTACACCCTCACTCAGTCTTTAAAAGTAACAGGCTTAAATTTCACCACAG GTTGCTATCCAAACTCCACTGGAGGGCTGAAGTGTCAGTGTGAGGAACAGTTTGCATGGCCATGTGACAAGTGTAACATTTACGGTGCATGCAGTAATGATACCAGTCCAACCTGTGGTTGCATAAATGGACTTCCCTCTGATGGAGAGTTCTGTGAACCAATCACAA ATATCTCTCAGTGTCCAACTCCAACTTCTG ACCCAGTGGACATCAATTTAGTCCTTGACTTGCGCATCCCAGTCTCCAGTGTGCCATCAAACTTCATTGATCTATTCAGTGACGCTGTGAGACGTTTCCTGCTCCCCTACACCCTCACTCAGTCTTTAAAAGTAACAGGCTTAAATTTCACCACAG GTTGCTATCCAAACTCCACTGGAGGGCTGAAGTGTCAGTGTGAGGAACAGTTTGCATGGCCATGTGACAAGTGTAACATTTACGGTGCATGCAGTAATGATACCAGTCCAACCTGTGGTTGCATAAATGGACTTCCCTCTGATGGAGAGTTCTGTGAACCAATCACAA ATATCTCTCAGTGTCCAACTCCAACTTCTG tgaTTTTGACAATGACATCAATGGCGACGACAACATCGgtaccaacaacaacaacagtaccaacaacaacaacagcagtaccaacaacaacaacaacagtaccaacaacaacaacaacagtaccaacaacaacaacagcagtaccaacaacaacaacaacagtaccaacaacaacaacagtaccaacaaca GAGCGCTGTGAGACTATTGCTGCCCCCTTACACCGTCACTCAGTCTTTAAAA GTTGCTATCCAAACTCCACTGGAGGGCTGAAGTGTCAGTGTGAGGAACAGTTTGCATGGCCATGTGACAAGTGTAACATTTACGGTGCATGCAGTAATGATACCAGTCCAACCTGTGGTTGCATAAATGGACTTCCCTCTGATGGAGAGTTCTGTGAACCAATCACAA GAATAATGACAACAACACCAACTACACCAGCGAAGACGACTACACCAGTGATGACGACTACACCAGTGATGACGACTACACCAGTGATGACGACTACAGCGATGACGACTACACCAGCGATGACGACTACAGCGATGACGACTACACCAGTGATGACGACTACAGTGATGACGACTACACCAGTGATGACGACTACAGCGATGACGACTACACCAGCGAAGACGACTACAGCGATGACGACCACACCAGCGAAGACGACCACACCAGTGAAGACGACCACACCAGTGAAGACGACCACACCAGGGAAGACGACCACACCAGCGAAGACGACCACACCAGCGAAGACGACCACACCAGCGAAGACGACCACACCAGCGATGACGACCACACCAGCGAAGAcgacaaaaacaacatcatcaacaGAAG AGACAGAAGTTAACACAGTAAATACAGGGATATTCACACAGCTGAGCGAAAAATACGCAATGATATTTGACG GTCTGACACCCTTAATCTTCGAACCACCTACAGTATTTTTTGGGGAAAGTGTGACTGTGACATGTGCTCCTCCAGCGAGTCTGAATTTTAGTACCAACTGGAATGCTGAGTGGAGACGTAATGGGGAGTTAATAGCTGAAGATGGTGAACACCAGATTTCAAAACAGAATGGAGCGTCAGTGTTAACTGTGTCAAAGTTTTTCAGCACTGACAATG GACGCTATGAATGTAAGCTGATAGACAGATCAGTTTTCAGACAGACATCCAACGGCGCATTCAATCTCAAAGAGATACCCTTGATTCAAGTGACGCCAGTCAGACAAAGGGTCAAATGTGAGGTTGGAAGTACGGTAGAGCTGCAGTGCTCTGTTGACAGCCCCAATGAGGTTCAGTTTAAAGACAGACCTGATGCAG GCACAGGTGGCACAGTCACCTTTCGGTTCCTACTCCCTAACCCTTGCATAGCGCAGGAAAGGAAGTTCACTTGTCAAGTGAATAACTTAGAAAGATTTAACAGAGAAATAACACTGGAATTATCCACAGAGA CATTTGTATGTCTCGATGATCCTGACTTTGGTGATGGAAATATTGGGGACAGAGCCGAAGCTCCCTGTGAAGCGAACAGTGTGGGACAGAAGACAGCAGTTTGTCAGGCCAATGGTAAATGGGAAGATCGACAGGACAACTGCATTCTACGACCAGTCGACGAGCtgctcacacagtcacag TTCCTGACTAACAATTCGCTGCCAGGATTCTTGGACCAACTCAGCGACGTTACTGTCAACTTCACAGACGATGTGGTCGAATCTCCCGCCAACATTAATGCCATTGTTAATATACTCACCAATGTAGCCACGTTGGCATTAAGTACCCCGATAACCAAAATTTTAATGACG GATGTTCTGTTAACTGTAGGTGTCCTCACCACAGACGGGGCAAGGGGTTCATGGGACTCTCTAAACACCGACGGCCCCAGAAACATCTCAGTAACGAGAAGTACCAGCCCCAGTAACACAAGTGTCAGCTCAACATTGTTGCAGTCTGTTGAGACTATAACAAGTGGCCTTAGCAGTAACTCTTTTGACATTGCCACACCTTTTATTCTCTTGAACAAAACTACGTTCACAGACACTTTTGAGGGCGACTTTAATTCATCAGTAGAAATAAACATACCAGAGTCTGATGGAGGACAAAAGTCAATCACTGTGATAACATTTGCTTCAATGGATAATGTTCTCCCTGCGAGAGACGAAGACAATTCAACCTTCAACGTCATCAATGGGAGAGTCGTACTTGTCCAGTCCAGCGGCACCATCAACAACGTGTCGTTCACGTTTGATGTTGAAAATAACACACTGACGAtgcctcagtgtgttttctggaaCTTCAGCCTCTTCAATGGTCTCGGGGGATGGGACAACGAAGGTTGCGTGTTGGGAAACGACATAAATGACACCGTGACCTGCAACTGCAACCACCTGACCTCGTTCTCTATCCTTATGTCACCCTTCAGTCCAGATGACATTGCGTTGAGTATTATGACCTACATCGGAGTTGCCGTATCCATTGGTTCCTTGGTCATATGTCTCATTATTGAAGCTGTAATAtggagaaaaataagaaagaacAACACATCATACTTGCGCCACGTTTCCATCGTTAACATTGCGGTGTCTCTCCTGATTGCAAACATTTGGTTTATTATCGGGGCAGCTATTTCAGATGCAGATGAAGTGAACCTATCAGCATGCAATGCAGCTAcattttttatccattttttcTACCTAGCCCTGTTCTTTTGGATGTTGGCCTCAGGTTTGCTCTTGCTCTACCGCACAGTCAGTGTCTTTGAGGGGGGTTTGTCTAAAAAATCTATGCTGGTTATTGGATTTGCTATAGGCTACGGGGCACCCCTCATCATCGTGATCATAACTATAGCTGTTACTGCATCTAAAAAACAATACATCTCAGAAACTGAGGTCTGCTGGCTCAACTGGTACGAGTCCCGTGCTCTGCTGGCCTTCGTGATCCCCGCGCTGTTAGTAGTGATGATTAACCTTGTAACCCTGCTGGTAGTGATATACAAAATGTTGAGGAGAAGGGTCGTGGGAGACGCTTCGCAAGCAGGTGAGAGGCACGTTCTAGTGATTATTTTGAGGAGTTTGGCCGTCCTCACGCCATTTTTTGGATTAACTTGGAGTCTGGGAGTCGGAACCATGACCAACCCACGCAACAGAGACATCcatatttcatttgcattctTCAATTCACTGCAG GGTTTCTTCATATTGGTGTTTGGAACACTGTTGGACAAAAAG GTGCGGTCAGAAATAACAATAAAGTCATCATCCGCAAGCAGGACAAGG AGCACCAGCGCTGGAATCTCATCTTCCAGTGGACTGGCCTTTTTGCGGaactggagaggaagaggaggag GTGGTTACAATATGTCATCTAGTGTCTCCGGCACGTCTCACTCCTTCAGCAATGCTTGA